One window of the Natronomonas marina genome contains the following:
- a CDS encoding phosphate signaling complex PhoU family protein: METRKVQRLGPSTLAMTLPAEWAGKQDVEKGDEVSLRMGSKGTLTVMPESVQQEESEAIIHAQNLDADAVERAIVAQYVLGRRIIHVEVEEGGTLDSAQINAVYNAETQLMGLGVIEETPERIAIRCSVDPEDFSLDNLLERLESTGSTMRNEAIKALAHGNPDLAQRALNRERQANKIFVLLLRLTFTAYQNPNLARAVGLDSGFPLIGYRSIAKNLELTADNAEDIAEIVLETEGHTLNVDDATMRRIREFTDDVNAITELGVRAAVDRDYDKAIETRERFAEVRDREIEILGDLEEMPNEDLLRVREVLVSLGQTAQYAVRNAEIATNLALNADSEHVSIE; this comes from the coding sequence ATGGAAACGCGCAAGGTGCAGCGGCTCGGACCGTCGACGCTGGCGATGACGCTGCCGGCCGAGTGGGCCGGCAAGCAGGACGTCGAGAAGGGCGACGAGGTGTCGCTCCGGATGGGGTCGAAGGGGACGCTGACGGTGATGCCCGAGTCCGTCCAGCAGGAGGAAAGCGAGGCGATCATCCACGCACAGAACCTCGACGCCGACGCCGTCGAGCGGGCCATCGTCGCACAGTACGTCCTCGGCCGTCGCATCATCCACGTCGAGGTCGAGGAGGGCGGCACCCTCGATTCGGCCCAGATAAACGCGGTCTACAACGCCGAGACCCAGTTGATGGGCCTGGGCGTCATCGAGGAGACCCCCGAGCGAATCGCAATCCGCTGTTCGGTCGACCCCGAGGACTTCTCCTTGGACAACCTCCTGGAGCGCCTGGAGTCGACCGGGTCGACGATGCGAAACGAGGCCATCAAGGCGCTCGCCCACGGCAACCCCGACCTCGCCCAGCGGGCGCTGAACCGCGAACGGCAGGCCAACAAGATATTCGTCCTCCTGCTGCGGCTGACGTTCACCGCCTACCAGAACCCCAACCTCGCGCGGGCGGTCGGGCTGGACTCGGGCTTCCCGCTCATCGGCTACCGCTCCATCGCGAAGAACCTCGAACTCACGGCGGACAACGCCGAGGACATCGCCGAAATCGTCCTCGAGACGGAGGGCCACACCCTCAACGTCGACGACGCGACGATGCGGCGCATCCGGGAGTTCACCGACGACGTCAACGCCATCACCGAACTCGGCGTCCGGGCCGCCGTCGACCGCGACTACGACAAGGCCATCGAGACCCGCGAGCGCTTCGCGGAGGTCCGAGACCGAGAGATAGAGATACTCGGCGACCTCGAGGAGATGCCCAACGAGGACCTCCTCCGGGTGCGCGAGGTGCTGGTCAGTCTCGGCCAGACCGCCCAGTACGCCGTCCGGAACGCCGAAATCGCGACGAACCTGGCGCTGAACGCCGACAGCGAGCACGTCTCCATCGAGTAG